A genomic segment from Lutibacter sp. A80 encodes:
- a CDS encoding tetratricopeptide repeat protein, protein MNNINKIFISIILVLIVVGCSTKKDAFLNRNFHALNTKYNILYNGHEALRVGLEQLNANYEDNFWERLPVEPLEVDELIIPGVTLEENAPKEFERAEEKAVKAIQKHSMLIARQERNKQIDDAYLLLGKARYYSKRFVPALEAFNYVISNYPRANLINETKIWHAKTQIRLRNEEQAIDNLKELLEDPTIKQKIFEDAHTALAMAYMSIDSLDLALYHLNKGVLITNKNKVIAKAMITQKKTNVIKPQLSTKNAEQTARNLYIIGQMYKEKGLIDSSNIAFTNIIKFNRAPRKYQARAQIEKAKNFVTKKDAAAAIEALQKMVKNTYNKPYLDEIYYQLGVIEKSNNSEEAITYFKKSLEASETSNYQRELTYEAAGNYYFDKAKFAVAGAYYDSILGITTSENSKRIRSLTRKRNNLNDVILYENIAKTNDSILTISAMSIEDQTEFFSNYIKKLEAEDEKNQKVTTTGSGFFKNLGLSSNNGKSTGKWYFYNTQTLGFGEQEFRNVWGTRPLEENWRLSDKTQLNFQGNNVAAEVGIAEIDISKMYDLNYYLERIPSEKPVIDSLKQERNNAYYKLGVIYKEQFNEYDLAIDKLENLLLFEPNEKVEVPAKYHLYKMYEAQNNTRAIVLKKDITVNHPESLYAKNILDPNSVLTQDLESSPESEYALVFYDYKENKFDTVLEKATLAITKYEGHAIVPKFELLKAYTIGKKEGIEAFEVALNFVATNYPNTEEGKKALEVVETIKSKI, encoded by the coding sequence TTGAATAACATTAATAAAATATTTATTAGCATAATTTTAGTGCTTATTGTTGTTGGTTGCTCAACCAAAAAAGATGCATTTTTAAACAGAAATTTTCATGCACTTAATACTAAGTACAATATTCTTTATAATGGACATGAGGCACTTAGAGTTGGCTTAGAGCAATTAAATGCTAATTACGAAGATAATTTTTGGGAGCGCCTACCCGTTGAGCCGCTGGAAGTTGATGAATTGATAATTCCAGGTGTTACACTTGAAGAAAATGCTCCAAAAGAATTTGAAAGAGCAGAAGAAAAAGCAGTAAAAGCCATACAAAAGCACTCGATGCTTATTGCACGTCAAGAAAGAAATAAGCAAATAGACGATGCTTATTTGTTGTTAGGAAAAGCTAGGTATTATTCTAAAAGGTTTGTGCCTGCCTTAGAAGCATTTAATTACGTAATTAGCAATTATCCGAGAGCTAATTTAATAAACGAAACTAAAATTTGGCATGCAAAAACTCAAATTAGATTAAGAAACGAAGAACAAGCTATTGATAATTTAAAAGAGTTATTAGAAGATCCAACTATAAAGCAAAAGATTTTTGAAGATGCGCATACAGCTTTAGCAATGGCTTATATGAGTATAGATAGTTTAGACCTTGCTTTGTATCACTTAAATAAAGGCGTTTTAATTACCAATAAAAATAAAGTTATTGCAAAAGCAATGATTACTCAAAAGAAAACAAATGTAATTAAGCCACAATTGTCTACTAAAAATGCCGAGCAAACCGCTCGTAATCTTTATATTATTGGTCAAATGTATAAAGAGAAAGGTTTAATAGATTCTTCAAATATAGCATTTACAAACATTATAAAATTTAATAGAGCACCTAGAAAATACCAAGCAAGGGCTCAAATAGAAAAGGCTAAAAATTTTGTTACCAAAAAAGATGCTGCAGCTGCAATTGAAGCACTTCAAAAAATGGTAAAAAACACCTATAACAAACCTTATTTAGACGAAATTTACTATCAACTAGGTGTTATTGAAAAATCTAACAACTCTGAGGAAGCAATTACATATTTTAAAAAATCTTTAGAAGCGAGTGAAACATCAAATTACCAAAGAGAATTAACGTATGAAGCTGCTGGAAATTATTATTTTGATAAGGCTAAATTTGCTGTTGCAGGCGCTTATTACGATAGTATTTTGGGTATTACAACTTCAGAAAATTCAAAAAGGATTAGAAGTTTAACTAGAAAAAGAAATAACCTAAACGACGTTATTTTATATGAAAATATAGCAAAAACTAACGATAGTATTTTAACTATTTCAGCAATGAGTATTGAAGATCAAACAGAATTTTTTAGTAATTATATAAAAAAATTAGAAGCTGAAGATGAGAAAAATCAAAAAGTAACAACTACAGGTAGTGGATTTTTTAAAAATTTAGGTTTAAGTAGTAACAACGGTAAGAGTACAGGTAAATGGTATTTTTATAATACGCAGACACTTGGTTTTGGAGAACAAGAATTCAGAAACGTTTGGGGAACTCGTCCGTTAGAAGAAAATTGGAGGTTAAGCGATAAAACACAACTAAATTTTCAAGGAAATAATGTTGCTGCAGAAGTTGGTATAGCTGAAATTGATATTTCTAAAATGTACGATCTTAATTATTATTTAGAGCGTATTCCTTCAGAAAAACCTGTAATTGATAGTTTAAAACAAGAACGAAATAATGCTTATTACAAGCTAGGAGTTATTTATAAAGAGCAATTTAACGAATATGATTTAGCTATTGACAAATTAGAAAATTTACTATTGTTTGAGCCAAATGAGAAAGTTGAAGTTCCTGCAAAATATCATTTATATAAAATGTATGAAGCTCAAAATAATACAAGAGCAATTGTTTTAAAAAAAGATATTACTGTTAACCATCCGGAATCGTTGTACGCAAAAAATATTTTAGATCCGAATTCGGTTTTAACTCAAGATTTAGAAAGTTCTCCTGAAAGTGAATATGCATTGGTTTTTTATGATTATAAAGAGAATAAATTTGATACTGTTTTAGAAAAAGCAACTTTAGCAATAACCAAATATGAGGGTCACGCTATTGTTCCTAAATTTGAATTGTTAAAAGCATATACAATTGGTAAAAAAGAAGGAATTGAAGCTTTTGAAGTAGCCTTAAACTTTGTAGCAACAAATTACCCAAATACAGAGGAAGGAAAAAAAGCATTAGAAGTAGTTGAAACCATAAAATCAAAAATATAA
- a CDS encoding ABC transporter ATP-binding protein, with protein MIITSELSKKYGENTVLTIDALEIPKGQSFGLVGNNGAGKTTYFNLLLDLIKPTTGHIKNNQIQVNVSEDWKPFTAAFIDESFLIGYLTPEEYFYFIGELRGLNKADIDTFLSQFEEIFNGEILGGKKYLRDLSKGNQKKVGIIAALIGSPEVIILDEPFANLDPTTQIRLKKLLKDLTINSNATVLISSHDLGHVTEVCERIVVLDKGVVVKDIKTSEETLKELESYFSV; from the coding sequence ATGATTATAACAAGCGAACTTTCAAAAAAATACGGAGAAAATACGGTTTTAACTATAGATGCTTTAGAAATTCCAAAAGGGCAATCTTTTGGTTTGGTAGGTAATAATGGAGCAGGTAAAACCACTTATTTTAATTTATTGCTAGATTTAATAAAGCCAACAACAGGTCATATAAAAAACAATCAAATTCAAGTAAATGTAAGTGAAGATTGGAAACCTTTTACAGCAGCTTTTATAGATGAAAGTTTTTTAATAGGTTATTTAACACCTGAAGAATACTTCTATTTTATAGGAGAGTTAAGAGGTTTAAACAAAGCTGATATCGATACTTTTTTAAGTCAATTTGAAGAAATTTTTAATGGAGAAATTTTAGGAGGAAAAAAATATTTAAGAGATTTATCGAAAGGAAATCAAAAAAAGGTAGGAATTATAGCTGCTCTAATTGGAAGTCCAGAAGTTATTATTTTAGATGAACCTTTTGCAAATTTAGATCCAACAACACAAATTAGGCTTAAAAAATTATTAAAAGATCTAACCATAAATAGCAATGCAACAGTGTTGATTTCTAGTCACGATTTAGGGCACGTTACCGAAGTTTGTGAACGTATAGTTGTATTAGACAAAGGAGTTGTTGTAAAAGATATTAAAACTTCTGAAGAAACATTAAAAGAGTTAGAGTCTTATTTTTCGGTGTAA
- the atpE gene encoding ATP synthase F0 subunit C, protein MEGLNYIGAGIIVIGAAIGIGRIGGQAMEAIARQPEASGKIQTAMLIAAALIEGIGFAALFAA, encoded by the coding sequence ATGGAAGGTCTAAATTACATTGGAGCTGGTATAATTGTTATCGGTGCCGCTATTGGTATTGGTAGAATTGGAGGACAAGCAATGGAAGCTATTGCACGTCAACCAGAAGCTTCAGGAAAAATTCAAACTGCAATGCTTATTGCTGCAGCTTTGATTGAAGGTATTGGATTTGCTGCTTTATTTGCAGCTTAA
- a CDS encoding F0F1 ATP synthase subunit B, producing the protein MDKLIEQFSLGLFFWQLILFIVLVLVLHKFAWKPILNSVNEREDGIKDALDEAENARKEMQNLTADNERILKEARAQRDTLLKEAREMKEGIIADAKNEAQQQATKIVEQAQETIQAEKQAAISDLKNQVSELSVSIAEKVVKGELADKNKQIKLVEELLKEVTIS; encoded by the coding sequence ATGGATAAGTTAATAGAACAGTTTTCTTTAGGGTTATTTTTCTGGCAATTAATTTTATTTATTGTCTTAGTACTTGTATTGCATAAATTTGCTTGGAAACCTATTTTAAACTCAGTTAATGAAAGAGAAGATGGTATAAAAGATGCATTAGACGAAGCTGAAAATGCTCGTAAAGAAATGCAGAACCTAACAGCAGATAACGAACGTATTTTAAAAGAAGCTCGTGCACAACGAGACACACTTTTAAAAGAAGCTCGTGAAATGAAAGAAGGTATTATAGCTGATGCTAAAAATGAAGCACAACAACAAGCAACTAAAATAGTTGAACAAGCACAAGAAACTATCCAAGCAGAAAAGCAAGCTGCAATTTCAGACTTAAAAAATCAAGTATCTGAATTATCAGTAAGTATTGCAGAAAAAGTTGTTAAAGGTGAGTTAGCAGATAAAAACAAGCAAATTAAACTTGTTGAAGAGCTATTAAAAGAAGTAACTATTAGCTAA
- a CDS encoding DUF5687 family protein: MIKQFLNFEWKQFSRSSYFKKGIGIKILLALAVIYFGGAALLLGVGLFFILEKTMPEIDPIITVNNFLIYWFIFDLALRFFMQQLPVMNVKPLMIIPVKRDAVINYLLRKTAISFFNFIPLFIFIPFSIVLLVKGYPVLNVLCWFFAVVCLVFSNNFINFLINKSNTVFYVLLTVFAALIGLEFFNIFKVSEPIGVAFNALYNNPVLAIIPLVLVFVLYRINFNFIRKGFYLDDAVTKKIEEASEVDLSWMDRFGSVAIFLKNDVKLIWRNARPKQVLMMSFLFLFYGLIFYTNKMYSDSPAWIAFASIFVTGGFLLTFGQLVPSWDSEYYKMLMSQNIPYKKYLESKWYLMIVGVAISFVLSTPYIYFGWKIYAMIAAATLFNIGLNSFITLFGGALNRVPVELNVKAKAFGNTNGFNPTQMLIALPKMLLPMLLFYIPYKLVNYETGIIVLGLSGVLGIVFKNFFLTKIENIYQTGKYKTVAAFSEK, encoded by the coding sequence ATGATTAAACAATTTTTAAATTTTGAATGGAAACAATTTTCCCGTTCATCATACTTCAAAAAAGGTATTGGAATAAAAATTTTACTTGCCTTGGCTGTAATTTATTTTGGAGGAGCTGCCTTACTTTTAGGGGTTGGGCTCTTTTTTATTTTAGAGAAAACAATGCCAGAAATAGATCCAATTATTACGGTAAATAACTTTTTAATTTATTGGTTTATTTTTGATTTGGCACTTCGGTTTTTTATGCAGCAATTACCAGTGATGAATGTAAAACCATTAATGATTATTCCTGTAAAACGAGATGCCGTTATAAATTATTTGTTGAGGAAGACAGCAATTTCATTTTTTAACTTTATACCGCTCTTTATTTTTATTCCTTTTAGTATTGTATTATTAGTAAAAGGTTATCCGGTTTTAAATGTATTATGTTGGTTTTTTGCAGTGGTGTGTTTAGTGTTTTCAAATAATTTTATAAACTTTTTAATTAATAAAAGCAATACGGTTTTTTATGTGTTGCTTACAGTTTTTGCTGCTTTAATTGGTTTGGAGTTTTTTAATATTTTTAAAGTTTCAGAGCCAATAGGTGTAGCTTTTAATGCATTGTATAACAATCCTGTGTTGGCTATTATACCACTTGTTTTAGTATTTGTGCTGTACCGCATTAATTTTAATTTTATACGAAAAGGATTTTATTTAGATGATGCTGTTACAAAAAAAATAGAAGAAGCAAGTGAAGTAGATTTATCGTGGATGGATCGTTTTGGAAGTGTTGCAATTTTTTTAAAAAATGATGTGAAGCTTATTTGGAGAAATGCACGTCCGAAACAAGTATTAATGATGTCTTTTTTATTCTTATTTTACGGATTAATTTTTTACACAAATAAAATGTATAGCGATTCGCCAGCTTGGATAGCATTTGCATCTATATTTGTAACAGGTGGTTTTTTATTAACATTTGGACAGCTAGTACCGTCTTGGGATAGCGAATATTATAAAATGCTAATGAGTCAAAATATTCCGTATAAAAAGTATTTAGAATCTAAATGGTATTTAATGATAGTTGGTGTTGCAATTTCGTTTGTATTAAGCACGCCTTATATATATTTTGGTTGGAAAATTTATGCTATGATTGCCGCTGCAACATTATTTAATATTGGACTTAATTCGTTTATAACTTTATTTGGAGGTGCATTAAATAGAGTTCCTGTAGAGTTAAATGTAAAAGCAAAAGCATTTGGAAATACAAACGGATTTAATCCAACACAAATGTTAATTGCATTACCAAAAATGCTGTTACCAATGTTGTTATTTTACATACCTTATAAGTTAGTGAATTACGAAACCGGAATTATAGTGCTTGGTTTAAGTGGTGTTTTAGGAATTGTTTTTAAAAACTTTTTCTTAACTAAAATTGAAAACATTTACCAAACAGGAAAATACAAAACAGTTGCTGCCTTTAGCGAAAAATAA
- the atpH gene encoding ATP synthase F1 subunit delta, which yields MGSRAAVRYAKAILSFALEQSKEVEVNNDMLVVVSTIEESKDLQLVLSSPVLKSELKKTALKEVFSSKVSGVTMGLIDLLVENKRLSILTDVAKKYTVIFDELKGIEVAKVTTAVPLTEALNAQVLAKIKETTGKEATIENTVDPDIIGGFILRIGDVQYDASISNKLQVLKRQFEN from the coding sequence ATGGGATCTAGAGCAGCAGTAAGATATGCAAAAGCAATATTAAGTTTTGCACTTGAACAATCAAAAGAAGTTGAAGTGAATAACGATATGTTGGTGGTTGTTAGTACAATTGAAGAAAGTAAAGATTTACAGTTGGTTTTAAGTAGTCCAGTTTTAAAATCGGAACTAAAAAAGACTGCCTTAAAAGAAGTTTTCTCTTCAAAAGTATCTGGTGTAACTATGGGCTTAATAGATCTTTTAGTTGAAAATAAAAGATTGTCAATTTTAACTGATGTAGCAAAAAAATATACCGTTATTTTTGATGAGCTAAAGGGAATTGAAGTAGCAAAAGTTACTACAGCAGTTCCTTTAACAGAAGCTTTAAACGCACAGGTACTTGCAAAAATTAAAGAAACAACTGGCAAAGAAGCAACTATAGAAAACACTGTAGATCCTGATATAATTGGTGGATTTATATTACGTATTGGAGATGTTCAATACGATGCAAGTATTTCAAATAAATTACAAGTATTAAAAAGACAATTTGAAAATTAA
- a CDS encoding AtpZ/AtpI family protein — translation MDNPKKKKQLNKYLQLTGVAMQMGITIYLGVYFGKWLDSYFETHNKTFTIILTLFALGASIWSVLAQLKNINDKYD, via the coding sequence ATGGACAATCCAAAAAAGAAAAAACAGCTTAATAAATATTTGCAATTAACAGGTGTAGCCATGCAAATGGGTATAACTATCTATTTAGGTGTTTATTTTGGAAAGTGGCTAGATTCTTATTTCGAAACACATAACAAAACTTTTACAATTATACTTACATTATTTGCCTTGGGTGCTTCAATTTGGAGTGTTTTAGCGCAATTAAAAAATATTAATGATAAATACGATTAA
- a CDS encoding 2Fe-2S iron-sulfur cluster-binding protein, with protein sequence MSKFYTLTIKEIKKETKNAVSIVFDIPTELKNEFTFTAGQYLNIKKELNGEELRRAYSICSAPNSNELRVAVKAVDNGTFSVFSNTILKEGDTLDVQKPEGKFILKTSKSNTKNYLAIAAGSGITPIMAMLKAVLTEEPNSTFTLIYGNKTVTETIFKTEIDNLHNSFPDRLNLQYVYSQEEQENSLFGRIDKGNINYIVKNKLKNTTFNNAFLCGPEAMIQVATDTLIENNIDKNNIHFELFSTPTTSEEKVSKNIEGTSEITIIVDDEETTFNMDAKTTILNAALEQGLDAPYSCQGGICSSCLGKVTKGTAKMAKNSILSDSEIEEGLILTCQAHPTSQKITVDYDDV encoded by the coding sequence ATGTCGAAATTTTACACGCTTACTATAAAAGAAATCAAAAAAGAAACTAAAAACGCGGTTTCTATTGTATTTGATATTCCTACCGAATTAAAAAACGAATTTACCTTTACTGCAGGTCAGTATCTCAATATTAAAAAAGAATTGAATGGTGAAGAATTACGCCGTGCATATTCTATCTGTTCCGCACCAAATAGTAACGAATTAAGAGTTGCTGTAAAAGCCGTTGACAATGGTACATTTTCTGTTTTTTCCAATACCATTTTAAAAGAAGGCGACACCTTAGATGTTCAAAAACCAGAAGGCAAGTTTATTTTAAAAACTAGTAAAAGTAACACTAAAAATTATTTAGCTATTGCTGCAGGAAGCGGAATTACTCCAATTATGGCAATGTTAAAAGCAGTATTAACTGAAGAACCTAATAGTACTTTTACACTTATTTACGGAAACAAAACAGTTACTGAAACTATTTTTAAAACTGAAATTGACAACTTACATAACAGTTTTCCAGATCGGTTAAATTTACAATATGTGTACAGCCAAGAAGAACAAGAAAATTCTTTATTTGGTAGAATTGACAAAGGAAACATTAATTATATTGTTAAAAATAAATTAAAAAACACAACATTTAACAATGCTTTTTTATGCGGACCAGAAGCTATGATTCAGGTAGCTACTGATACACTAATTGAAAACAATATTGATAAAAATAATATTCATTTCGAATTATTTTCAACACCTACAACTTCCGAAGAAAAAGTTTCGAAAAATATTGAAGGAACTTCTGAAATTACTATAATTGTTGACGATGAAGAAACTACTTTTAATATGGATGCTAAAACAACCATTTTAAATGCTGCTTTAGAGCAAGGTTTAGATGCTCCTTACTCTTGCCAAGGTGGAATTTGTAGTAGTTGCTTAGGAAAAGTAACTAAAGGAACAGCAAAAATGGCTAAAAACTCTATTTTATCGGATAGTGAAATTGAAGAAGGTTTAATTTTAACCTGCCAAGCACACCCAACTTCACAAAAAATTACTGTTGATTATGATGATGTTTAA
- a CDS encoding polymer-forming cytoskeletal protein produces MFSEKKEKQSGVSERNIIGKNTSIVGDVISEGDFRIDGKVKGTIKTNGRVIIGSSGSVSGKVECSNADIEGNFSGELLVHSVLSLKATAKISGDVIIGKLSVEPGAEFNATCAMKGTVKELKNGQSKKEKTA; encoded by the coding sequence ATGTTTTCAGAAAAAAAAGAAAAGCAATCAGGAGTTTCAGAGCGAAATATAATTGGAAAAAATACATCAATAGTTGGAGATGTAATTTCTGAAGGAGATTTTAGAATTGATGGTAAAGTTAAAGGTACAATAAAAACTAATGGAAGAGTTATAATTGGTAGTTCTGGTTCTGTTAGTGGAAAAGTAGAATGTAGCAATGCAGATATTGAAGGTAATTTCTCGGGAGAATTATTAGTTCATAGTGTTTTATCTTTAAAAGCTACAGCAAAAATATCTGGCGATGTAATTATTGGGAAATTATCTGTTGAGCCAGGTGCAGAGTTCAATGCAACTTGTGCAATGAAAGGGACTGTTAAAGAACTTAAAAATGGACAATCCAAAAAAGAAAAAACAGCTTAA
- a CDS encoding PadR family transcriptional regulator, producing MGNQKLYKGSLQTIILKLLEEKDKMYGYEITQKVKELTKGELSITEGALYPALHKLEAEGLLDVEVAKVDNRLRKYYKLTENGTKETVSRLAEMEDFLRTMQTIVNPKFSLE from the coding sequence ATGGGAAATCAAAAATTATATAAAGGTTCTTTACAAACCATTATTTTAAAATTATTGGAAGAAAAGGATAAAATGTATGGTTACGAAATTACGCAAAAAGTAAAGGAATTAACCAAAGGGGAGCTTTCAATTACTGAAGGAGCCTTATATCCTGCGCTTCATAAATTAGAAGCTGAAGGTTTGTTAGATGTTGAAGTTGCAAAAGTTGACAATCGATTACGAAAATATTATAAGTTAACTGAAAACGGAACTAAAGAAACCGTAAGTAGGTTGGCTGAAATGGAAGATTTTTTAAGAACCATGCAAACTATTGTAAATCCTAAATTTAGTTTAGAATAA
- the atpB gene encoding F0F1 ATP synthase subunit A: MHRINLIKILTLLLLLVTISVNAQHDASNEAHGESSHEDKDLRTEIKEYIAHHLLDSYDFTLFSWTTDAGEHKYFSAPLPVILWDGGLKVFSSSKFNHGETLAEVDGNYYKLYHSKIYKTDAVGTINYDEEHHATNVKPLDFSITKNVVFIIAVSVLMLFIFIRMAKSYQNNVLPKGIGRLLEPLIVYIRDDVAIPNIGEKHYRKYMSYLLTVFFFVWIINLLGLTPLGVNVTNNIAVTFALALITYLLTTFTANKNYWKHIFWMPGVPTLMKIILAPIELLGTFIKPFSLMIRLYANITAGHIVLMSIIGLMFIFKSWIGSPLSFGLSFALALLELLVAALQAYIFTMLSALYFGMAVEEHDDH, from the coding sequence ATGCACAGAATTAACTTGATAAAAATACTTACGTTACTACTTTTGTTAGTAACAATTTCAGTAAATGCACAACATGATGCTTCAAATGAGGCTCATGGAGAATCTTCTCACGAAGATAAAGATCTTAGAACTGAAATTAAAGAATACATAGCACATCACTTGCTAGATTCGTACGATTTTACATTATTTTCTTGGACAACAGATGCTGGAGAACATAAATATTTTAGTGCTCCATTACCTGTGATTTTGTGGGATGGTGGCTTAAAAGTTTTTTCTTCTTCAAAGTTTAACCACGGAGAAACATTAGCAGAAGTAGATGGAAACTATTACAAGTTATACCATAGTAAAATATATAAAACAGATGCTGTAGGTACTATAAATTACGATGAGGAGCACCATGCAACAAATGTAAAACCGTTAGATTTTTCTATTACTAAAAATGTTGTTTTTATTATAGCTGTTTCTGTATTAATGCTGTTTATTTTTATTAGAATGGCAAAATCTTACCAAAATAATGTATTACCTAAAGGAATTGGCCGCTTGTTAGAGCCTTTAATTGTGTATATTAGAGATGATGTTGCAATTCCTAATATAGGTGAAAAGCATTACAGAAAATACATGAGTTATTTGTTAACAGTGTTTTTCTTTGTATGGATTATAAATTTATTAGGTTTAACACCATTAGGGGTTAATGTAACTAATAATATTGCAGTTACTTTTGCTTTAGCATTAATAACATATTTACTAACAACTTTTACGGCTAATAAAAATTACTGGAAGCATATTTTTTGGATGCCAGGTGTACCAACATTAATGAAAATTATTTTGGCACCAATAGAATTGTTAGGTACATTTATTAAACCATTTTCATTAATGATTCGTTTATATGCAAATATTACAGCAGGTCATATTGTATTAATGAGTATTATTGGTTTAATGTTTATTTTTAAAAGCTGGATTGGTAGTCCATTATCGTTTGGGTTATCATTTGCTTTAGCATTATTAGAATTATTAGTAGCAGCGCTACAAGCATATATTTTCACTATGTTATCTGCACTGTACTTTGGTATGGCAGTAGAAGAACATGATGATCATTAA
- a CDS encoding DUF6168 family protein, with protein sequence MINTINPIFVFCFKLILLLIAVFGIHLLVLSYLNLPLFSNLILASYSVNYLLAIIIFIALFKLKKKYLDILGFIFMGGSLLKFAVFFIFFFPNFNKNGSIDRLESASFLVPYLACLVLEAIYASKLLNNKL encoded by the coding sequence ATGATAAATACGATTAATCCAATTTTTGTCTTTTGCTTTAAGTTAATTTTACTATTAATTGCTGTTTTTGGAATTCATTTACTTGTTTTAAGTTATTTAAATCTTCCTCTCTTTAGTAATTTAATTTTGGCATCTTATAGTGTAAATTACCTACTTGCAATAATTATATTTATAGCGTTATTTAAGCTGAAAAAAAAATATTTAGACATACTAGGTTTTATATTTATGGGAGGAAGTTTGTTAAAATTTGCAGTTTTTTTTATATTTTTTTTCCCGAATTTTAATAAAAATGGAAGCATTGATAGGTTAGAGTCAGCATCGTTTTTGGTGCCATACCTAGCGTGCTTAGTGCTGGAGGCAATTTATGCATCCAAACTATTGAATAACAAACTGTAA